TCCACCACAAGGGGCCCTGAATATGATACTTTTGTTTATTCAGTTCTTCAATATCCACTTTCTCACCACTTGTGAGCTGCCTTTTCTTCTCATGCCGTCTGTGTGCAACATGCATGGCCACCAGAAGTGCAGGAGTCGAGACAAAGATGAGCTGGAGGGCCCACAGTCTAATGTGAGAGATGGGGAAGAAGTGGTCATAGCAAACATTTCTGCATCCCGGTTGCAGAGTGTTGCAGACAAAATCACTTTGTTCGTCTCCCCAGACTCTCTCTGCAGCCACCACGAGAATCATAACACGGAAAATGAACAAGACAGTGAGCCAGATCTTCCCAATACTGGTGGAGTGTTTGTTCACACCTCCTAAAATCTTCTGCAATGTTCCCCAGTCCATCTTCTCTTCTGTGTCCTTTGACCTAATATGACAAGAGGAATATACCAAAGGACCAGTTATCAAGGATTAGAAAATCAATACCATAACTTCCGTGAACTGGGAGGTTTCCTGGCACTAGCCCAGCATTGCAGGTAAACAGACTAATAGACAAATGCAAGTCATTTTAATTTGCactgcccatattttaaaaagatgatgGAATCAAACATTTTACTAgtgcattaattatattgatcTCTGATGGTGCTAACATTTCCAAAGGAGTTGTTGGTTAAGATATGGTTAGGCCAACAAATAAGTGAGCCCTCCTCTCACCTGTGTCCTCAGTTCTTTCTCAGAGCTCTCCATCTCTGTGGGAAAAGTCCAGCAGTAGTTTGCTGCTTCCCTCTcaaccctcctccaccccagagtCAGGGAAAGAAGGCTGGCACTGCAGGACATCCCCCTCTTAGAGCAATTTTTTAAGCTTCTGAAGGGGCCAGAAGGATATGGCTGACCCACCTCCATGTATCACCACTGCCTCCATCCACAGACTGGATACAGACACTATAGGAGGTGGATGTTTATGCTAAAAAACTGATCAGCTAAACAGTTAATGCTGACATTTGAAATGtaattaggccatgtctacagtacCACTTATGTCGGAAAaaacttatgtcggtcaggggtgtgcagagcactatgtcggcgggagagcttcactcactgacatagctaccgctgctcatttAGGTGGTGTTATAATGTCGatgaagagctctctcccgtcagcacagAGCGGCTACATGAGCGATCTTTCAGCGgagcagctgcattggtacagctgtgccactgtaagttcactagtgtagatgtggccttagtTTTCAGAATTAACACCAAAATGAGATAAATAAGTCCTGGTTTACCCTAGAAAATTTGGTCAGcgtaactatgtcactcagggatgtgaaaaatccacacccgagTGGCGCAGTcaagctgacctaagccccagtgtagacagtgctaggtttatagaagaattcttccatcgacctagctaccgcctttCAGGAAGGTGgcttacctacaccaatgggagaatccctcctgtcagcGTAGATGGTGTGTACACtgaagcagtgcagctgtgccgcagtagcattttaagtgtagacaagcgcTGGGAGTAAGTCAAACCTCTCATTAGTGCTGTTTCAGTCTCTCTAAAGCACAGCAAGTGCTACACTACTTCCCATTTGGaaagttttcttcacaaccagtaaagaaacttttttttttaaaatgaaagcgtAAATTCTGCTGATGCTGATATGCCGCCTTGAGACATGGATCATTCACTGAACACAGTTGTTGGGAATTGTTGATGAAGTAGACAAAGTACTTTGAAACAGCAGATAAAACTCTGGCAGGGCTGGTTCATTATCCGTTAGGAATAATGTTCAATTCTGCTGTGTGGGAGACCCAAGCTGGCGATGGATAAAAGCCTGTTGGAAGGTGACACACCCTCCACCAGGGGAGGAAGTATCATGCACTGTGTTTGCCCTGTAACATGCAGCAATTATTGGGCTTCTCTGCCACATGGGAGGTGAATGTCTATCCTAAAGGCCTGTCTACACATGCAAGTCTACTGTACTCAAAGCTCATGTTATAAAACTATACTCCCTGAACATATTCTAACAGGGTTTATTGTAGTCTACACAGGCAAGACCAAGTGGTATGCCAACAAAGAGGACTAGCATGTTATAACAGTAACACAATCTCTTGACATGGCAGATATGCTTGTGGGGATAGGCTTTAAAGTAGAAGGAGATATCAGAGATTTACTGCTGTGATA
The nucleotide sequence above comes from Caretta caretta isolate rCarCar2 chromosome 1, rCarCar1.hap1, whole genome shotgun sequence. Encoded proteins:
- the LOC125634515 gene encoding gap junction beta-2 protein-like, with translation MDWGTLQKILGGVNKHSTSIGKIWLTVLFIFRVMILVVAAERVWGDEQSDFVCNTLQPGCRNVCYDHFFPISHIRLWALQLIFVSTPALLVAMHVAHRRHEKKRQLTSGEKVDIEELNKQKYHIQGPLWWTYTCSIFFRIIFEVVFMYVFYAMYDGYQMPRLLKCSAWPCPNTVDCFVSRPTEKTMFTIFMLSVSGICMLLNLAEMCYLVIKFCMKAPRKPVTFK